A single genomic interval of Plodia interpunctella isolate USDA-ARS_2022_Savannah chromosome 14, ilPloInte3.2, whole genome shotgun sequence harbors:
- the BicC gene encoding protein bicaudal C homolog 1, translating into MASKNCKSNVSELHSNSDNMASKNYKSNIVEQLRNSDNMPPRHYKTNLSEFKSNSDKDTLSEASESGTGTSNSVTSAEDLQKLAVILGLNSAEDVYQERFRVDRRRLEAMLADNLDESQKAHAFFHQVMTETNTLVNWPARLKIGARSKKDPHVRVAGLPENVKLAREKIMQLLDTRSNRVTMKIDVSYTDHSHIIGKGGLTIKRVMEETGCHIHFPDSNRTSTVEKSNQVSIAGDMERVERARARVRALTPLVFCFELPIVSPSQPLPDINSPYVQQVQKQYNVQVMLRNRPKLHANLLVVKGVQWEVQATMEATSLLMSYMCGPLASQTKVQMSLEISPMHHAVVVGRGAEQLKVIMKGTSTQIMFPDADDPNIPAIKKSCVTITGNIKDVYTARQQLVGSLPLVVIFDVPETPEDAYRIENDTATKLMHKHNVYINIRRKPKQGITSVVIKGIERCAGDIYEARRELLGGDGGSVTAEIPESYNIPAVSSSMPNFGLFNPFSPTHAAAITNSPCSPYNMQINDLGDELMMCRGPSFGLGSPAFAHSPLGQVPPLSPPAFAWGAPSPQPRQQHFHYPSPAANPNMMYKQQPWNPMTAPAEIGAMPQPVMMPQYQVPADNRPTTLSQLLNSSSQASSGYQSNFTGSSVSLDAQNLSGGDGSGVVTPSVSPISKTHSPAPSADTERDQHEITELANIISDLPLSERRAVGCEKKTLETLNKLSPMSDYRKMKVEASKAMRECGSGYRVPTPRWSGYYFSHTSPSPINLNETNDDAPTPEKVWNRSELVRPNIVETCPSPPQAQAKQCRYQQLYDLLRDIGLHKYIDMFRQHELDMSTFASLSEADLAEIGVTAFGARRKMLLVIAELQKQSSAYKSAVGTERKLINSPPYNTAALTNDKW; encoded by the exons atggCTTCAAAGAATTGTAAAAGTAATGTGTCGGAATTACATTCTAACTCGGACAACATGGCTTCAAAGAACTATAAAAGCAATATAGTTGAACAACTTAGAAATTCGGACAATATGCCCCCAAGACATTATAAAACGAATTTGTCCGAATTTAAGTCTAACTCGGACAAAGACACTTTAAGTGAG GCTTCCGAAAGCGGCACGGGCACTAGCAATTCTGTAACGTCAGCAGAGGATCTGCAAAAATTAGCAGTCATACTTGGATTAAATAGTGCTGAAGATGTATACCAAGAAAGATTTCGTGTCGATAGACGTCGGTTGGAGGCAATGCTTGCAg aCAATTTGGACGAGTCGCAAAAGGCTCATGCTTTCTTTCATCAG GTTATGACGGAAACCAACACCCTTGTAAATTGGCCTGCACGCCTTAAAATTGGCGCTAGATCTAAAAAAG ATCCTCATGTACGTGTAGCTGGTTTACCCGAAAATGTTAAGCTGGCTCGAGAGAAGATTATGCAGTTACTGGACACAAgg AGTAACCGTGTCACCATGAAAATCGACGTCAGCTACACTGATCACTCGCACATCATCGGAAAG GGCGGTTTGACCATCAAGCGCGTGATGGAGGAGACGGGCTGTCATATACACTTTCCCGACTCCAACCGGACCAGTACTGTGGAGAAGAGCAACCAGGTCTCCATTGCTGGGGACATGGAGCGAGTGGAGAGGGCCAGGGCTCGCGTCAGG GCGTTGACTCCGCTGGTCTTCTGCTTCGAGCTGCCCATCGTGTCTCCGTCGCAGCCGCTGCCCGACATCAACTCCCCGTATGTCCAGCAAGTCCAGAAACAATACAATGTGCAG GTAATGCTGCGCAACCGTCCGAAACTCCACGCCAACTTGCTGGTGGTGAAGGGAGTGCAGTGGGAGGTGCAGGCCACCATGGAGGCCACCAGTCTGCTCATGAGCTACATGTGCGGACCTCTCGCG AGCCAGACCAAAGTGCAGATGTCTCTAGAAATCTCTCCGATGCACCACGCCGTGGTTGTAGGCCGGGGAGCTGAGCAACTCAAGGTCATCATGAAGGGGACTAGCACCCAG ATAATGTTCCCGGACGCAGACGACCCCAACATCCCGGCCATAAAGAAGAGCTGCGTCACCATCACCGGCAACATCAAAGACGTGTACACTGCACGCCAGCAGCTGGTG GGCAGCCTCCCATTGGTGGTGATCTTCGACGTCCCGGAGACGCCGGAGGACGCGTACCGCATCGAAAACGACACAGCCACGAAACTGATGCACAAGCACAACGTGTACATCAATATCCGGAGGAAGCCTAAACAAGGAATCACTTCTGTGGTCATCAAAGGGATCGAGAGATGTGCTG GCGACATCTACGAAGCGCGCCGCGAACTCCTCGGCGGCGACGGCGGCTCCGTGACGGCGGAGATCCCGGAGTCCTACAACATCCCCGCCGTCTCCAGCTCGATGCCCAACTTCGGCCTCTTCAACCCCTTCAGCCCCACGCACGCTGCCGCCATCACCAACTCCCCCTGTTCCCCGTACAACATGCAGATTAATGATCTAG GAGACGAGCTGATGATGTGCCGCGGGCCATCATTCGGGCTAGGGAGCCCAGCGTTCGCCCACAGCCCCCTGGGCCAAGTGCCCCCGCTGTCGCCCCCAGCGTTCGCGTGGGGCGCCCCGTCGCCACAGCCGAGGCAGCAACATTTCCACTATCCGTCGCCAGCGGCTAACCCCAACATGATGTATAAGCAACAACCTTGGAACC CAATGACGGCCCCAGCTGAGATAGGCGCGATGCCCCAACCAGTAATGATGCCGCAGTACCAAGTGCCAGCTGACAACAGACCC ACTACGCTGAGCCAGCTGTTGAACTCGAGCTCGCAGGCGAGCAGTGGTTACCAGAGCAACTTCACTGGCAGCTCCGTGTCTTTGGACGCACAGAACTTGTCCG GCGGCGACGGCAGCGGCGTGGTGACCCCCTCAGTGTCCCCCATCAGCAAGACGCACTCCCCCGCGCCCTCCGCCGACACCGAGCGTGACCAACACG AAATCACGGAACTGGCAAACATAATCTCGGATTTGCCTCTGTCGGAGCGGCGCGCGGTCGGATGTGAGAAGAAGACGTTGGAGACCCTGAACAAGCTGTCGCCGATGTCGGACTACAGGAAGATGAAGGTTGAGGCCAGCAAG GCCATGCGTGAATGCGGAAGCGGTTACCGTGTGCCCACCCCGCGCTGGTCAGGATACTACTTCAGCCACACCTCGCCTTCCCCCATCAACCTCAATGAGACCAATGATGACGCCCCCACT CCTGAGAAGGTCTGGAACCGCTCGGAGTTGGTGCGGCCGAATATCGTGGAGACTTGCCCGTCGCCGCCGCAAGCGCAGGCCAAGCAATGCCGCTACCAGCAGCTTTATGATTTACTGAGGGACATCGGACTTCATAAGTATATCG ACATGTTCCGGCAGCACGAGCTGGACATGTCCACGTTCGCGTCGCTGAGCGAGGCCGACCTCGCGGAGATCGGCGTCACGGCCTTCGGCGCTCGCCGCAAGATGCTGCTCGTCATCGCTG AGTTGCAAAAACAGTCGAGCGCCTACAAGTCCGCGGTGGGAACCGAACGGAAACTTATCAACTCTCCGCCATACAATACCGCCGCCCTCACAAATGACAAGTGGTAA
- the LOC128675682 gene encoding uncharacterized protein LOC128675682 — MRWSESVTLEFVKLYLKHECLWNPSHSDYKLKYARNKAYEDIISDFKIATNKTLTLIEVKMKIRALRTTYSQQVQKILQRSAPDSIYEPSLVWFNEMDQCLKHISPISRQSHSNDSSEMNPQQIWLNHELQNGSLGETTTDPIVSQTDDEFDTEKQKESESSNRKSKFRRNKKKKNKPRNSIDSTDSISEQNDIQEDEFDVYGKYIATQLRQMSIQRALRVQLEIQNLVSEARISEICNG, encoded by the exons ATGCGGTGGAGTGAGTCGGTAACTTTAGAGTTCGTGAAGTTATATTTGAAACACGAATGCCTGTGGAACCCCTCTCATTCTGATTACAAACTGAAATATGCGCGCAACAAAGCTTACGAGGATATTATCTCTGACTTTAAAATCGCTACAAACAAAACTTTGACTCTCATAGAAGTCAAAATGAAGATAAGAGCTCTAAGAACTACCTACTCACAGCAAGTGCAAAAAATTCTTCAAAGATCTGCACCTGATTCTATATATGAGCCGTCATTAGTTTGGTTCAATGAAATGGACCAATGCTTAAAACACATCTCCCCAATTAGCAGGCAATCACACAgtaat GACTCATCTGAAATGAACCCACAGCAAATATGGTTAAATCATGAGTTACAAAATGGTAGTTTGGGAGAAACTACCACGGATCCTATTGTATCACAAACCGATGATGAATTTGACACTGAGAAACAGAAAGAATCTGAATCATCAAATAGGAAATCAAAATTCAggagaaataaaaagaaaaaaaataagccTAGAAATTCTATAGATTCCACCGATTCAATTTCAGAACAGAATGATATCCAAGAGGATGAGTTTGATGTTTATGGAAAGTACATAGCCACTCAATTACGGCAAATGAGTATACAGAGAGCCTTGAGAGTTCAACTTGAGATACAAAACCTTGTTAGTGAAGCTAGAATATCTGAAATTTGTAATGGTTAA
- the LOC128675681 gene encoding uncharacterized protein LOC128675681 — MRWSEKETLEFVKIYLRHQCLWNPDDDNYKLRFRRQKAFSDIVAELKVTTGIALDESEVKIKIKNLRSTYAQELAKIRLRSSSDSIYKPTIKWFSEWHKCFNGIIKRRSFPNIEGDAQEQDDEIWILQQSDNENEGTEDIDPFVTQTDEAYHQIFKNESKDSHMQSYKQKKKLRHENISADNSDISYRSSTESDAHLSEDEFDIYGKYIASQLRNMDLQKALRVQLEIQNIVSQARISSLNGF, encoded by the exons ATGCGGTGGagtgaaaaagaaacattagAGTTCGTGAAGATTTATCTCCGCCATCAATGTTTATGGAATCCAGATGATGATAACTACAAACTACGATTTCGACGCCAAAAGGCCTTCTCTGACATCGTAGCTGAACTGAAAGTTACCACTGGCATAGCCCTCGATGAATcagaagtaaaaataaaaataaagaacctCCGTTCTACTTACGCTCAAGAATTGGCAAAAATTCGGCTCAGATCTAGTTCAGATTCAATATACAAGCCGACCATCAAATGGTTTTCTGAGTGgcataaatgttttaatggcATAATAAAGCGACGGAGTTTTCCAAACATAGAAGGCGAC gccCAAGAACAAGATGATGAAATATGGATATTGCAACAATCtgataatgaaaatgaagGCACTGAGGACATCGACCCTTTTGTAACACAAACTGATGAAGCTTATCATcagattttcaaaaatgagtCAAAAGACTCTCATATGCAGTCatataaacagaaaaagaaattgagacatgaaaatattagtGCAGATAATTCAGATATATCTTATAGAAGTAGCACAGAATCTGATGCACACTTGAGTGAGGATGAATTCGATATTTATGGCAAATATATTGCTTCACAATTAAGAAATATGGATTTGCAGAAAGCTTTAAGAGTACAattagaaatacaaaatattgttagtcAAGCTAGGATATCAAgtttaaatggattttaa
- the LOC128675678 gene encoding uncharacterized protein LOC128675678, translating into MRWNEEQTVTFVKIYLQHDYLWNKKHERYGQKYLRKKAYQDISSLFEDATGIKLMEREVMIKIKNLSSTYAQELAKMKKYSETDHPYKSSLKWFQYWYRCKHGDQLISDDSQCTSEDQKMWLELTEGEHNYSVSQIKNNEIESSPTRRWCEDETVKFVKIYLQHNILWNSKHAYYRKNKLRKKAYREICSEFNKATGIALTEKEVLMKIRSLKSTYCQELLKIRRLSRPNFKFVSPLKWFADWDWCYNNAKYSNQTETGLESDSKHLVEWLELSNDEGQATPSKQNEESLIKPRWNEAVTMKFVKIFLQYEFLYDPKHKYFRDKKLRHEGYSSVISEFKAATGIMLEESELKSKVRNLSSTYAQELAKIKCGSDTDIPYTPTIKWFRLWHKHKYTVRQRNGQITDNDTQEHEALVSAFEEQMSDEEEHKFEPESEEHPHSESDCEVETKRKKEMPEEEPDSVNQLFFVDANSSPKDDEFEHYGKYVASVLRNMELDKALQVQLEIQNLLSKSMEGGYRRKT; encoded by the exons ATGCGGTGGAATGAAGAGCAAACAGTaacttttgtgaaaatttatttacaacatgaTTACTTGTGGAACAAAAAACATGAGCGCTACGGGCAGAAGTACTTGCGTAAGAAAGCTTACCAGGATATCAGTTCTCTCTTTGAAGATGCCACTGGAATTAAACTAATGGAAAGAGAagtaatgattaaaattaaaaatctttcatCAACTTACGCTCAGGAGCTGGcgaaaatgaagaaatattCAGAAACTGATCATCCTTACAAATCATCACTGAAATGGTTTCAGTACTGGTATAGGTGTAAGCACGGTGATCAGCTAATCAGTGATGat TCTCAATGCACATCGGAAGACCAAAAAATGTGGTTAGAATTAACAGAAGGCGAACACAACTACTCTGTttctcaaattaaaaataatgaaattgaatCAAGTCCCACAAGGAGATGGTGTGAGGATGAGACTGTCAAGTTTGTGAAGATTTACTTGCagcataatattttgtggAATTCAAAACATgcatattacagaaaaaataaacttcgtAAGAAAGCATATAGAGAAATTTGTTCTGAATTTAACAAAGCAACCGGTATTGCCCTCACTGAAAAAGAGGTATTGATGAAGATAAGGAGTTTGAAATCGACCTACTGTCaagaacttttaaaaataaggagGTTATCTAGACCCAACTTCAAATTTGTGTCACCATTGAAATGGTTTGCTGATTGGGATTGGTGCTATAATAATGCAAAATACTCAAACCAG ACAGAGACAGGATTAGAATCGGACAGTAAACATTTAGTAGAATGGTTAGAATTGTCCAATGATGAAGGTCAAGCCACACCATCCAAACAAAACGAAGAATCACTCATAAAACCTAGATGGAACGAGGCAGTTACCATGAAATttgtaaagatatttttacagtATGAATTCTTATATGATCCGAAACATAAATACTTTAGAGACAAGAAGTTACGTCATGAAGGCTACAGCAGTGTGATTTCAGAATTCAAGGCAGCCACTGGTATTATGCTTGAAGAGAgtgaattaaaaagtaaagtaagGAATCTATCGTCAACTTATGCTCAGGAATTGGCGAAAATAAAGTGCGGGTCTGATACAGACATACCATACACCCCGACGATAAAATGGTTCCGACTCTGGCACAAACACAAATACACTGTAAGACAGCGTAATGGACAAATCACTGATAATGAT ACCCAAGAACACGAGGCGCTAGTATCTGCATTTGAAGAACAGATGTCTGATGAAGAAGAGCATAAGTTTGAACCAGAATCAGAGGAACATCCTCACTCGGAGTCAGactgcgaagtggagacgaaaagaaagaaagagatgcCAGAAGAAGAGCCCGATTCAGTCAATCAATTGTTCTTTGTGGATGCCAATTCGAGTCCGAAGGATGATGAATTTGAACACTATGGGAAATATGTTGCATCTGTGTTGCGGAATATGGAATTGGACAAAGCTTTGCAAGTACAGTTGGAAATACAGAATTTGTTGAGCAAATCTATGGAAGGCGGTTACCGTCGAAAAACGTAG